Within Pseudomonadota bacterium, the genomic segment TATCTAAACAGCTGTTGGAAGAAGGTAAGGTGGATATGATCATAGGCTTTAAGAAAGGATCAGTGCCTATGATGAATGAGCCATGTTTTGTAAAAAGCTCAGATGAAGTATCTAAACTCTTTTGGGACAGCAACTGCGGAATAAACCTTGCCAATTATCTTACCGACAGAAAAGAAAAAATAGGCATAATTGCCAAGGGGTGTGATTCAAGAAATATCGTAACCCATATAATTGAAAATAAAATCAAACGGGAAAATTTGGTAATTATAGGCGTTCCCTGTAAGGGTATGATTGATCGCCGTAAAATATCGGCTATGTTTGATACTGAAATTAAAGAAGTTACTGACAAAGGTGATGCGATAATTGTAAAAGGCGAAGGATTTGAAAAAGAATTAAGTAAATCCGAAGTTATGCAGGATAACTGTTCTATTTGCATCCACAGAAATCCTGTTATGTATGACGAGCTTGCTGCGCCTCTTATGGAAGAGCAAAAAGATGTGGACAGATATGCTGATGTCAGGGAAATTGAGGCTATGCAACCTGCACAAAAGTGGGAGCATTTCGAAAATATCTTATCCGGATGCCTTCGATGCTATGCATGCAGAAATGCCTGCCCTTTGTGCTACTGCCCCACTTGTTTTGTTGATGAATCGAATCCCCAGTGGGTTGGTAAAAGTCAGGATGAAACCGATATAAGAACGTTTCATTTTTTAAGGGCTTATCATTGTGCCGGTAGATGTACGGATTGTGGATCGTGCGAGAGAGCTTGCCCGGTTGGCATTAATGTTCGGGCATTTACCAAAAAACTTGAAAAGGATTGCTTTGAGATGTTTGGTTGGGAAGCAGGCATTTCCCAAGATGTACGGCCTTCGCTTGATACATTCAAGCCGGATGATCCGGAAGATTTCATAAAATAATTGAAGTAATTATGGCTAATAACTTGTAAACCGTGATAAAAATAAGGCTATTGCTATGAAAGTTATTAAAATTGATAAAAATGACTGGGCTGATGGAATAACGAAAATTCAGGACAGTTATCGGTTGTTTGGTCCGGTCATGGGTGAGAAATTTCATGATTTCAAAGAGCTTGGAAAAGGAGAATTGCCGGATTTGAATTTTCAAAATACGCGCCTTTCCCCAAAGTCGATAGTATATCCACAGACCGAGGTTATGTTCGAGTATTCTCTTGATGAAAAAGAAGCTGACCATCATGTGATGAAAGATGCTGCTAAAGATTATTCGCCTAAAGCTGTTTTGGGGATCAGGCCCTGTGATGCAGCGGCTTTTCTGCTTGTAAAGAGAAATTTTGATAATCCTGATTATAAAGATCCATACTGGGTTAAATCATATGAAGCAACGACATTAATAGGTTTTGCATGCAATAATCCATGCAGCACCTGTTTTTGCACAAGTGCAGGCTCTGGCCCTTTTTGTGAAGAAAGCCTTGATATCCTTCTTGCTGATGCGGATGATTGCTATTATGCAAAAGCTATTACGCCTAAAGGTGAAGATCTGTTAAAGAATGCCGGATTAAATACTGAAGCTGACGGCAGTGCCAATGAAAAAATAGATACTCTTAAAAAAGAAGCAGAGGCTAAGATAAGTTCGTCAGTTGTTTCAGACCAGCTTAAAAACAAAACCACAAATGAGCTTTATGAGGCTCCGTTTTGGGAAGATGTTTCATTTGCCTGTATAAACTGTGGGACATGCACGTTTCTTTGTCCGACATGCTGGTGTTTCGATATTCAGGATGAAAACTCCGGGAGTGCCGGGATACGCATGAAAAACTGGGATAGTTGTATGTTTCCTCTTTTTACAATTCATGGCACAGGTCACAATCCGAGAGGTACCAAACTTCACAGGGTACGCCAGAGATTTATGCATAAGCTGAAGTATTATGTTGATAAATATGATAAAGGAATTCAGTGTGTCGGCTGCGGTCGGTGCATACGCGCCTGTCCGGTTAACATTGATATACGCAGGGTCTGTGATATGATGAATAGTTATGATCCTAACGCCTGCGCTTGTTCGGAAAAGTGAAAAGAGGAGGGTATTAAAGTGCAAAATCCATATATGCCTTATCCTGTGCGTATAGATGAAATAATAACTGAAACTGAAGACAGGAATCTTAAAACATTCAAGTTTGTTTTTTTAAACCCGGAGGATGAAGAGAAATTTTCTTACAAAGCCGGGCAATTTGCAGAACTTTCAGTGACTGGGAAAGGGGAAATACCTATTGGTATTGCATCTTCTCCTGTCGAAAAAGGCTTTGTCAAGTTTACCGTAAATAAAGTCGGTTTGGTTTCTTCATACCTGCATTCCATGAAGGTTGGGGATATCATGGGAATAAGAGGACCTTGTGGCAATTCTTATCCCTGGGATATACTTGAAGGTAAAAATATAGTGATCATTGGAGGCGGTTTTGCTTTTACAACACTTCGTTCTTCAATAATCTTTATGCTTGATCCTGCCAACAGAAATAAATTTAAAGATATTAATGTAATCTATGGTGCCCGTACACCAGGGATGCTTCTTTACAGAGAAGAGCTGGCCGCTTGGGAAAGGCGTGATGACATAAATATGCATATTACGGTTGATGCTACAAATGATCCTGAATGGAAATATAATATTGGTTTTGTACCAACTGTTACAGAACAAAAAGCACCTAATGCCGATGCCGATACTTATGCCATAATTTGCGGGCCGCCAATAATGATAAAATTTACCCAGCCTGTTTTAGACAAACTGGGATATGATCATGACCATATTATTATGTCGCTTGAAAACAGGATGAAATGCGGGATAGGTATGTGTGGAAGATGCAATATAGGAAAGGAATTTGTCTGTAAGGACGGTCCTGTATTTACCCTTGCACAACTCAATGCTACGCCAAGAGAATATTGATAATTCTTTTAACCTTTTTATATTGACATTGGCAGATCAATGATATTATATGTCCGATAAGTATATTATTGATGATAGGCTGTAAGCCATGAGAATAATTAATTGATAAAGGAGGAGTTTAAATGCCGGAAGTACAATTTGGAGGTAAAACTTTTACAGTAGATGAAGATGGTTTTATTGATTCATATACCAACTGGTCAGAAGAATGGGTCCAGTATGTTAAAACACAGGAAGGGATTGACGAGCTTAATGATGAGCATAAAATGCTTATAAAGGTGCTTCGCGAATACTACGAGAAAAATGGTATTGCTCCGATGGTTCGTGTTCTTTCCAAGGTTACTGGTTTTAAATTGAAACATATTTACGAACTGTTTCCTTCAGGACCTGGCAAGGGAGCATGTAAGATGGCCGGACTTCCCAAACCGACAGGATGCGTCTGATCAATAATAAAAAATATGTTGTTTGATTTATTAAAAGGCTCTGCCAGTTGCAGGGCCTTTTGTTTTAAGACCTTTGCATAACACCCCCTTTTGGCCGATTACTGCGTCAGGCTCTAATTTCACTCCTCGAAATACTTAATGTATTCCTGTGGTTGAAATTCTCACCTTCCTTGTACTTGACCAAAACTGAGTATTCTTCAAAGGTATTATTTTGGGAGTTTAGATGGATATTGCTATTAAGACCGCTCAAAAAACAGAACTGATAGATATTACATCCAAAGTTCAGGAAATTGTGTTTAGCATATGCATGGAAAAAAAAATTGAAAATGGACTGTGCATGATTTATGTTCCACACACAACTGCGGCGGTTACTATAAATGAAAGCGCAGATCCTAGTGTGAAAAATGATATCCTTATGGTATTAAATAAGATAGTTCCGTGGGAAGCAGACTATCGTCATATGGAGGGAAATTCTCCGGCTCATGTTAAATCTGTTCTGGTTGGGGTTTCCGAACTTGTTGTAGTTAATAATAAAAAGCTTGAACTTGGAACATGGCAGGGTATCTTTTTCTGCGAGTTTGACGGTCCTCGTACGAGAAGAGTCAATATCAGAATAGTATAAGGGGCCAAAGGGCATAAGCGCTAAGTGAATTAATTTATAACAACTATATGAAAGTATTTTGAATATCGAATATAGAACAAGGAATAATGAATATCGAAGGAAGATAAACGGTATGATATCGAAGATCGTTTGATAGATTTTGCTGTGTGAATAATCAAATCGGGTCATTACTAAAAACAAAAAATTGTTGAAAATGATTATGAAGAATTTAATAAAGCCTGAATCAAAAGTTGAAACTTTAATTGATAATAATGATCAACTAATATCAATATTTGTTAAAAAGTATTAAAACCGCAAAAAGTAAAAATATTCATAATTCTAAATTCTTTGTTCGATATTGGATATTAGTTTTCGGAGGTAAAGATTCAGGATGTAGGGGCAGGTTTATAACCTGCCTACATGAGTTACTCGGGTGCATATGGAAATAATTTGAATATAGTAAAGTATAATGAATGTCGAAGATGGAGAGAGAATCATTCATAGTTGGAAATTCCTTGTTTGATATTCGATATTCAATAGGATAGGAGAATGATAAATCATAATGTATTTAAAGAAAATAAAAAAAACCATAGCACTTGATGATATGGATAAAACCATCTTAAACCGGATTCAGTCTGATTTTCCGGTTACTTCCCGTCCTTATTTTGTTATTGCTGATGAACTTGGGCTGACTGAAGATGATGTTATTAACAGGCTTAAAAAACTTAAAAATAATGGCTTTATCCGCCGAATAGGTGGTAATTTTGTACCTGAAAAGCTGGGTTTTGTCAGCACGCTTTGCACAGCTTCGGTGCCAGAAGATAAGATAGAAGCTTTTACAAAAGTTATAAACCGATATCCAGGCGTAACTCATAATTATCTGAGAGACGGAAGCTTTAATATCTGGTTTACGTTTATTGCTCCTTCCATGGAAGAAATAGAGGATAATCTAAAACAAATATCCAACAAAACCGGTGTTAAGGAGATTTTTAATTTTCCTGCAACAAAAGTCTTCAAAATTAAAGCTCATTTTAATTTATAACGACAAATTGTTATAACTTTTAACCGATTATCTTATATATTTTTTAATTTCGTAAAATGAAAGATACCCGTATTGCCGCAGTAATTTCTCATTCAAAAATATACGATGCCGACTACAACCTTATTGCAATGGATAAATGGCTGAAATCGGCAAATGATGCCGGTGTAAAAATAGTGTGTTTTCCTGAGCTAAATATCAGCGGTTATATAATAGACAAAAAAATAACCGAAACAGCAGAAGAAATACCCGGCAGAATATCAGAAAAACTTTCCAGGCTTTCTGTAAAATATAATATTGTGATACTCGCAGGCATGCTTGAAAAAGATAAAAATAACCATATATATTCAAGCCACCTTGTTGTAAAACCGGATGGATATATCGGAGTTTATCGTAAACTTCATATTGCTCCTGTTGAAAAAGATTTGTTTTACCAAGGAGATAAAGTCAGGTTGTTTGAGGCGCAAGGTTTAAAATTTGGGATTCAGCTTTGCTATGATGCTCACTTTCCTGAACTTTCTACAAGCATGGCTCTTATGGGTGCTGATGTTATATTTTTCCCTCACGCTTCTCCAAGAAAAACACCTGATGAAAAGCTCAAGTCATGGTTGCGGCATCTAACTGCAAGGGCTTTTGATAACAGTATATTTGTGGTTGCATGTAACCAGAGTGGTAGAAATGCGGGCGGCCTCTATTTCCCTGGGACAGGCATAATAATTAATCCTTCGGGAGAGATTATCGAAAGATATACTGGTGAAAATGAAGAAATGATCGTATCCGATCTTAAGGCAAAAGATTTAGATCTGGTGCGCAATCATAAAATGCGTTATTTCTTAACAAACAGAAGACCTGATATTTATTAAGATATATAATGGGAAATAAAGATAAAAATTCAATAGAATGCAAAAGATGCGGAACTTGCTGTAAAAAGGGAGGCCCGTCTTTTCATATGGAGGATATATCACTTATAGAAGAAGGTTGTATACCGGCAAAATATCTTTATACTGTAAGAAAAGGAGAACCTGTTTGCGACAACAGAATCGATAAAATTGTTTTTGCTGATTCCGATATAATTAAAATCAAGGGACAGGGAAGTAGATGGGCATGTTTTTTTTATAAGGAAGACGAAAATAAATGCGATATTTATAAAGACCGTCCTCTTGAATGCAGACTTCTTAATTGTTATGATACTAAACAAATCGAGCAAATATTTGGTAAAGACCTTCTTGCAAGAGAAAGTATTTTCGGTAAAATTGAAGGGCTTTGGGATATGGTAATAGAGCATGATCAAAAATGTTCTTATAAAGAAATTAGAAAGCTTATTGATGAATCCAAAAAGAATAAAAGTGGATATTTATCACAAAAAGTATCTGAACTTATCGAGTATGATAAAGCCTTGCGGGATATTGTTGTAACAAAAGGAGGGCTTGATTCCGAACTGCTTGATTTTTTGTTCGGAAGACCTGTTTTAATTGTTTTAAAGCAGTATTTGGCCTAAGACAGGTTTTATTTGTCAGTTGCGAGATGGGGTTTCCTATAATGATGTAAAGCATATTGTTATCGATAAATATTTAGCCAGAGATTAGGGAGATCTATGCCCAACGAAAAGAATCCGGAAACTTTTTTGAGAAAAATTTCTATCCACAGTCGCTTAACAAAGGCATTTTTACCTGTTATGCTTGTGGCTGTTTTCATACACGACATACTGATAAGGGTTTTAACATCAGTTGTAAATGTAAATACTGTTTTTTCAAGATCCCTGGTTACGATTGCAATCGCTGCAATAGTTAGCGTAATAATAGCCAAACTGTCAAAATCCATCGGAACCCAAATAGATAATATTCATAGTGAACTGATTAAAAAAGATGAGAACTTAAGATCGGAAAGGGATTTCTCTGATGCGGCTTTAGACAGTTTGCCTGCCCTTTTTTCACTTCTTGATACTACGGGAAAGTATCTGCGATGGAATAAAAATTTGGAAATTATTACCGGATATTCTGCCGAAGAAATTAAGAAGTTACATCCTTCCGATGTTATCGATTATTATAGTAAATCGGTTATGGCTGAGAAAATGCAGAATATATCTAATATGGGCAGTATTGATTTTGAGACATATTTAGTTTGCAAAAACGGAGAGAAAATCCCCTATTATTTTACCGCACATCCTATTAATATTAATGATGTTCATTATGTTATCGGTATTGGAATAGATATTGCTTTGCGCAAGCAAACCGAATCGGCGTTGGTATACGAAAAAGAAACAGTTCAAAAATACCTCAATATTGCCGGAGTATTAATTATAGCAATTAATACTGATATGGAATTGATTCTTATTAATAAAAAGGCCTGTGAGGTTCTTGGATATGAAGACAAAGAACTTATCGGAAAAGATATTAACGATATTTGTACCCCGGAAGATATACGGTCAGAAGCTAAGATTTTGACAAAAAAAATACTATCAAATGAAATAACTGATACCGAAAGAATGAAATTTCATAGTATTGTATTAACTAAAAAAGGTGAAAAAAGAACTATAGAATGGAATGCAGAACTACTAAAAGACGATACGGGCAAAATAACCGGAATGTTAAGTTCGGGAGAAGATGTCACTGAACGAATAAAGATGCAGGATATGCTCATTCAGGCAAAAAATGAATGGGAAGAAACATTTGATACTATAAATGACGCTATTACCATTCATGACGACAAGTACAATATTATCCGTGCAAATAAGACGGCAAAAGATCTGCTGGGAATATTTCTTGAGGATATGGATGAATTGAAATGTTATCAGCTATATCATGGTTCAGAAAGTCCACCGTCTGATTGCCCATGCCATATTGCATTAAAATCAGGCGAAGTTTCCGTTCGTAAAATGTTTGAACCTCATCTTGACAGGCATTTTGAAATCAAGGCAATTCCCCGCTATGGCAAGAATAAGCAAACTGTAGGCATAGTTCATATTGTAAAGGATATAAGCGATCAGGTTAAAGCGGAAGAAGGACAACGCGTATTACAATCTCAGTTTTTACATATGCAGAAGATGGAATCCATTGGTCGTCTTGCCGGAGGAGTGGCTCATGATTTTAATAATATATTAAGCGGGATAATAGGTTTCAGCGAACTTATGCTTCTTGATATTTCTAAAGATGATCCTTTAAAAGAACGCATTGAACTGATCTTGGGTCTGGGAGAAAAGGCTGTATCTCTTACACAACAGCTTCTTGCTTTCAGCCGCAAGCAGATGCTGATAATTAAGGATATAAATATTAACAATGTAGTAACCGATATGGCCAGAATGTTAAAGCGGATCATAGGTGAAGATATAAAGCTTGAGTTAAAGCATTCAAAAACAATCAGGAATGCTCTGTGCGATCAGGGCCAGATGGAGCAGGTATTGTTAAATCTTGCTGTAAACTCCAGAGATGCTATGCCCGATGGAGGTGTCTTGACCATAGAAACAGCGGAAATAGTATTGAATGAAGATAATATAAATAAGCTTGAAGATGTAAACCCCGGGGAATACGTGAAGCTCACAATAAGTGATACCGGTTGCGGAATGAGTAGTAGTGTGCTTGAGAATATATTTGAACCTTTTTATACCACAAAAGAGCTTGGAAAAGGAACCGGGCTGGGTCTTGCTACAGTTTACGGAATTATTAAACAGCACAACGGGTATATTGATGTAACAAGCAGGATAAATGGAGGGTCAGTATTTAATATATATTTGCCAGTCTCAAATCATAAGGAGATTAAAACTTTTTCTGAAAGTGATCCCTTGCAGATAAGTGGGGGAAACGAGACGATTCTTGTTGTAGATGATGAACCGATATTACTTTCAATTATTGAAAAAGCCTTAAACCCTTTAGGCTACCAGCTTCTTATTGCCGTTTCTACTCAGGAAGCCATAAAAATCAGTGAAACTTATGAAGGGACTATTGATTTGTTGCTGACCGATGTTATTATGCCGAAAATGAATGGGAATAAGCTTGCCGATACGATAGTATCCGCCCGACCGGATATAAAAGTGGTTTTTATGTCGGGTTATCCGTCAAAATCTATCACAGATCATGGATCAGATAAAGAAAATGGCATCTACCTTCAGAAGCCATTGAGAGTCAGCACGATCAGACAAAAGCTGCGTGAAATACTAGACGATAAAACTATTTGACAAAGCCTGATAAAATTTTGCATGTGAGCCATTTCTGTTAACCCTTAAAAGGAGATAAAAAATGGAAAAAAAGAAATATACAATAAAAACGGCCTGTCCGCAGTGCGGATGCTCAAGTCTTACTGTTTTATCGCCTGAAGAAATAAAAGAAAAATATGGTGATGTTCCGAATATTGATATGGAATGTGGCGAATGTTCACTCAAATATTCGTCTGATATAAAAACAGTTTGTCCCGAATGGGATAAAGATTGTAAGCTGGAATCATAAAGATATTTACACAATAGTTCTGGTTTCTCTTGCCGCATCTTTGGGATCAATTCGCCCTGTTATAACTGGTGATAAAAGATACAAAAGCATATATAGAAAAGTAATGTGCCCAAAATAAGGTGTGAAAACCGATAAAAGCAGAAGTAGCGATATCTGACCTACCCGTGGATGCCGACTCATGAATCGGCCAAGATGAAGATATTTTACGGGGTAAAGATTCATTGTTAGGCCTGTTGCAATCATGGTTATAAAACAAAAAATTCCCCAGAAATAAACTGTTTGAGAGCTTTCGGATAAACTTTGATTAAATATAATCAAAGGTGCAGTTACAAGTAATGCGGCTGCCGGAGTAGGCATGCCTTTGAAAAATCCGGGAATGGGGTTTTTATCCACAGTGAAATAGACCAGTCTGGTTATGCCCAGGATTAAATAAAAGAGAGCGGCAAAGCCAATAGGAAGTTTAGAAATAGCAGCATTTTGAGAACCGGAAAGTATTATATAAAATATCCATGCCGGTGCGAGACAGAAACTGATTGCATCGGCGAAGTCATCCAAAATACTTCCCATAGTGATTTTTGAAGTATGGGAGGCAAGAGGTTCGGTCAGGCCAAGTTTGCGGGCAAGTGCGCCGTCAAGCTTATCAAATATTGTTGCGCCGATAAGAATAAGGTATGCTTCTTTAATCCTTCCCTGGTATGCGAAGAAAACCGCAAGGAATCCCATGATTGCGTTCATGATAGTAAGTGAATTCGGGAAAAATGAGAGTATTTTTCTTCTTAACAGATCATTGCTGTCGCAAATATCATCAAGGCAGTATGTTCCGTATTTTCTGCAGTAAGCTGCTATAGATCCGAGATTAATTACAAGAAAAACGATTTCAACAATAAAGAGCGTACGCAAAGAAAGATTGCCTGCCCATGAAATCCAGGAATATAGTATTCCGGAACCGTTCGGAACATAAAAAGCATGGGCATATAACAGTGCGCCAACAGGAGCGGCGACAATGGTTCTTAGCCTTGCAAATTCCCTTAATTCAGGTTCCTGTCCTTTTTGTATAGCAAAGCCCCGGATAAAGTGTGCGAAATTATCACGAATCAGAACTGTTACGCATATAATGAGAATAAAAATGGCATGAAGAAGTTCGGGCTTTGTATGCCCTGGTGAAATAAAAATAAGACGCCACATGACCCCTACCGCAATAAGAGGGAAAGTAATGGAATAAATAATTTTATCCATAATTCTTTCAGCTAAATTAGCAAGTGTGGGGTTTGGACTGAACCGTGCTGCGAACCATCCGTCAACAAGATCAAAAGACATTGAGATAAAAAGAAATAAGACCCCCATAGTATAAATAACAGGGCTGCGCATCCACATTACTGCAATAGCGCACAGCATTCCAAGGGAGACAAGCGGAAGGCGGCCATAAACAAGCATAGCCGTGACTTTTTGGGATGTTTTAATTTTGTTTGTCATTTATATTTCCGATCAGTTCGGCTTCATAGCTTTTTATATAGTGAGCCAGTTTCAAAACGCCCCATTTTGGCCGATCTCTGCGTTGGGCTCAAATTTCAATCCTCGAAATACTAAATGTATTACTGTGGTTGAAATTTTCGCCCGCCTTGAGCTTGACCAAACTGAAACGTTTTGAAAGTGGCTCTAGTGTCTGAACTTTAGATAAAATACTTCCGTATGTCAAGAAAAGCCGTAAACCCAATCCGCTATTGATTTTTATAAGGGAAAAAAGCTAATAAGAATTTTAAGATAGGATATCTTCACCCCTTACTTTTTCATAAAAGCCCTAGTTTTTTCATCTTAAATCTTAGTGTGCTGGGGTTAATGCCGAGCAGTTCAGCCGCTCCGCCAGGTCCGTGGATTTTTCCTTTTGCCAGCTTAACTACTTTCTTAATATGTAAAGACATTGCATCATCAAGTTTTATAACTTGTTCAACATTGTTACCGTATTGTAAAAATGACGGCTCAGTCTGTGACAAAACGGTATCTCCGGTATTTGGGCTAAATATCCGGTTTAGATATGATTGAACAGATTTTTCAATATTTGCAGAATTATCTTTTTCGTTGGTTAAGTCCGATTTATTGTTTTCTATATAAAGTGGTCTTACATTACTGAGCGCATGCTTTAACATCCGTTCGATGTTCAGAAGTATAACTTTATCTATATCTGAAGTGTTTTGATCCTGGTTATTCATTTCCGGTAAATCTGACAATGTACCTTTAAAATGCAGGTCTTCAAAGGTTAAAGGCCCGGACATTTTTTGCCCCTGATATTGAATTAAAGCACGTTCCACAATATTTTCCAATTCGCGGACATTTCCCGGCCAATGGTATCCCATGATCCGTTCAATGGCTTCAGGCGCGACAGTTGGTAAAGGGTGAATGTTTTTTTCAACAGATTTTCGTTTTATGAAATAGTAAATAAGATCATAAATATCTTCCTTTCTATTTCGCAACGGTGGGATTTTTATGGGAAAAACGTGTAATCTAAACCACAGGTCCTCCCGGAACTTGTTCATAATCACCATGTTTTCCAGATTTCTGTGGGTAGCGGCAATGATCCTGATATCCACAGGCACAGGTGCTGTACTTCCAACGCGTTCAATTTCTTTGTTTTGTACCACGCGCAAGAGTCTAACCTGAGCTTCTAACGGAAGCTCCCCGATTTCATCCAGCAATATTGTACCCCTGTGGGCCCGTTCGAACCTGCCTCGTTTTTGAGCTACCGCACCCGTGAAAGCCCCTTTTTCATGACCAAACAGTTCGCTGTCTATGAGTGATTCCGGTATCGCACCGCAGTTAACTTTTATAAAAGGCTCATTTCTTCGGTGAGAAAAATAATGTATGGCGTTTGCAATTACTTCTTTACCGGACCCGGTCTCTCCTAACAGCAATACCGGACCGTCTAAAGGAGCTATCTGCCTGACCATTTCGAAAACTTCTTTCAAACCTTTGTCACGGCCTATGATCTCATCTCCCGATATCCGGAGCATCTCCTGATGAAGATACCTGTTATCATCTGTCAGTTTTTCTTTAAGCTTCAAGACTTCTTCATGCTTTAGGGCATTTGACATAGCAATGGCAAAAGGGTCATGCAGCAAAGACAACATATGGGCGTGTTCCTTCTTATATTGATCTTTACCGAACACATGTGCAGTGATTGCAAATAATCTTTCAGCCTGAATTTTAAGACGCATAATCATAACTGATGTTTCGGGCATGTTATCTAATTCAGACATTATTCTAACTGCCAGATGTTCTTCAGGCCGATTAACAATTACAACATCCTGAAGATTTTGCCATTCACGTTCCAGATCTTTACGTATTTCCCGCGGCATGGGAAGTATCCGGTTTATTTTTTGAGCCTTGTATCGTGTAACACGTGCAAC encodes:
- a CDS encoding CDP-alcohol phosphatidyltransferase family protein, translated to MTNKIKTSQKVTAMLVYGRLPLVSLGMLCAIAVMWMRSPVIYTMGVLFLFISMSFDLVDGWFAARFSPNPTLANLAERIMDKIIYSITFPLIAVGVMWRLIFISPGHTKPELLHAIFILIICVTVLIRDNFAHFIRGFAIQKGQEPELREFARLRTIVAAPVGALLYAHAFYVPNGSGILYSWISWAGNLSLRTLFIVEIVFLVINLGSIAAYCRKYGTYCLDDICDSNDLLRRKILSFFPNSLTIMNAIMGFLAVFFAYQGRIKEAYLILIGATIFDKLDGALARKLGLTEPLASHTSKITMGSILDDFADAISFCLAPAWIFYIILSGSQNAAISKLPIGFAALFYLILGITRLVYFTVDKNPIPGFFKGMPTPAAALLVTAPLIIFNQSLSESSQTVYFWGIFCFITMIATGLTMNLYPVKYLHLGRFMSRHPRVGQISLLLLLSVFTPYFGHITFLYMLLYLLSPVITGRIDPKDAARETRTIV